The nucleotide sequence CGATCCGCGCGTTCAACGACACCGTGCGCGAGGTGTTCGCGCTGTCACCGAGCGAGCTGCGCGCCCGCAACGCCCGGCACGGGCATGGCTCCGAGCCAGCAGCGCCCGGGGTGATCAGCCTGCGGCTGCCGTTCCGCGCGCCCCTCAACCCCGACAATCTCTTCGGGCACCTCGCCGCCACCGCCGTGCCCGGCGTCGAGGAGTGGCGGGACGGGGCGTACCGCCGCACGCTCACCCTGCCGTACGGTCACGGCATCGTCGCTCTCGCGCCGCGCGCCGACCACATCGCCTGCCGGCTCCTCCTCACCGACCCGCGCGATCTCACCCTCGCCATCAGCAGCTGCCGCCGGCTGCTCGACCTGGACGCCGATCCCGTCGCCGTGGACGAACAGCTCGCGTCCGACCCCGAGCTGGCGCCGCTGGTGGCCGAGGGGCCGGGACGGCGGGTGCCCCGCACGGTGGACGCGGCCGAGTTCGCCGTACGGGCCGTGCTGGGCCAGCAGGTCTCCACCGCCGCGGCCCGTACACACGCGGCCCGGCTGGTCACGGCGCACGGCGTGCCGATCGAGGATCCGGAGGGCGGGCTCACCCATCTCTTCCCCACCCCCGAGACCCTGGCCGGGCTCGATCCGGAGGCGCTGGCCATGCCGCGCTCCCGGCGGACGACCCTGACCACCCTGGTCGCGGCGCTCGCCGACGGCTCCCTGCGGCTCGGCGCCGACAGCGACTGGGAACAGGCCAGGGCGGAGCTGTCCGCCCTGCCCGGATTCGGGCCCTGGACCGTCGAGTCGATCGCGATGCGCGCGCTCGGCGACCCCGACGCCTTCCTCCCCGGCGACCTCGGCGTACGCCGCGCCGCCCAGGACCTCGGCCTGCCGGCCACCCCTGCGGCGCTCACCGCACGCGCGGCGGCCTGGCGGCCCTGGCGCGCGTACGCCGTCCAGTACCTGTGGGCCACCGGCGACCACCCCATCAACCACCTTCCTGGCTAAGGACATTCGACGTGCACAAGCAACACACCGTCATCGACAGCCCGTACGGCCCGCTGACCCTCGTCGCCACGGACGGCAGGCTCAGCGGCCTCTACATGGTCAACCACCGGCACCGGCCGCCGGAGGAGAGCTTCGGCGACTCCGATCCGCGCCCGTTCCGGGAGACCGAGCACCAGCTCGCCGCCTATTTCGACGGCGAGTTGACCCGCTTCGACCTGCCGATCAGCCTCGCGGGCACCCCGTTCCAGCTGAGCGTGTGGGAACAACTCCAGCTGATTCCCTACGGGGAGACCCGGTCGTACGGCCAACTGGCCGACGCCCTGGGCAAACCCGCCGCGTCACGCGCGGTGGGACTCGCCAACGGCAGGAACCCCATCAGCATCATCGTCCCCTGCCACCGGGTCATCGGCTCGACCGGCAGCCTCATCGGCTACGGCGGTGGCCTCGACCGTAAACAACGACTGCTGGTCTTCGAAGGCGCAGCCACCGTGGCCCCGGTCGGAGCGACACTGTTCTAGGTCGTGTCCGCGAAGTCTCGTCTGGCTCGCGATGCCCGGCACGCACGCTCGCGGCGTTGCCGACCTGCCCGAATAGCTCCGCTACGAGGGCACATCGGCGCCTTGCGATCGCACGTACCAGCCCCCGCGAGCCCCGCCCAAAGGGCGGACGACGATACTTCGCGGACACTCCCTAGGCGTGAAACCCCCTGAGCAGCGCGGGCAGTGAGGTGCCGATCGGTTCGCGTACGACCTCGTCCGCGCGGTCGTCGTACGGCGTCGGCTCGGCGTTGACCACGACGAGCCGCGCGCCGTGGTCGGCGGCGACGCCCGCCAGTGACGCGGCGGGGTGCACCTGGAGCGTCGTACCGACCGCGACGAACACCTCGCACGCCTTGGCGATCGCCAACGCCTGCCCCAGCACCTCGGGATCGAGCCGCTCGCCGAACATCACCGTCGCCGACTTCAGGATCCCGCCGCACACCAGGCACGCCGGATCGTCCTCACCCGCCGCGACCCGGTCCAGCGCGTCCGGCATCGCGGAGCGCGCATGGCACCGGGTGCACACGACCGACCGCGCCGTGCCGTGCAGTTCGAGCACCTTGCGCTCCGGCATACCGGCGAGCTGGTGCAGCCCGTCAACGTTCTGGGTGATCACCCGGACCGCCGTACCGGACCGTTCGAGCTCCGTCACCGCGCGATGCCCGGCGTTGGGCTCGGCGCGCAGCGCGGGACTGTCGCCGCGCATCCGCCACGAGCGCCGCCGGATCTCCGGATCACTCATGTACGCGTCGTACGTGACGAGCTTCTCGGCCTCGGGATCGCGGCGCCACACCCCGTTCGGGCCGCGGTAGTCGGGGATGCCGGAATCCGTCGAGATCCCGGCGCCGCTGAGGATCGCGACGAGAGTCATACCGCCGAGCGTAGCTTGATCACCTCACCGGACGCCGCCCCATTTCCGGCGGCCGGCATCCGCCTTCACGCCGCCGCCAGGGCGAGGCTGACCGGCATCACGAGCGTGGTGAAACTGCCCTGGTCGGCCGAGCGCACCAGCACAGGACCGGTCACTTCGGCGATCTCCAGCAGCGCATCAGGGCCGACACCGGACTCCAGGGCCGGCGCCAGGACAGCCGGGTCGAAACCGATCCGCGGTCCCGCGTCGCAGACGGCGGGCAACTCCCGCCGCTGCGAACCGTCCGGCAGGGACACGACGATCTCGTCCGCCCCGAACCGGATCGCGACCGCCGGGGCGTCGAAGCTGGCGACGACCGCGAGCAGAGCCGTCCGGTCCACGATCACCCGGCGGTCGGCGGGCGCCGGCAGGATATGCCGGTACGCCGGGAACTCCCCCTCACCCAGGGCCAGTTCACGCTCGCCCGCAGCTCCGCCGAGCTTGGCGCCGGTGGCGTCGGCCGTTACCACCACCTCGGCGGAGCGCGCTGCCCACGTCCCCGCCTCGATCAGGTCCGCCGCCTCGACCAGCAGCGCACGCGGGGGTCCTTCCACCGACGCCGGGCGCAGCGTACGCACCGACAGCCGGTAGCGGTCGGTGGCCACCAGGCTCACCTCACCGTCGTCGATCTCCACGAGCACACAGCCGAGCACCGGATGCTCCGCGTCGTGCCCGACAGCCGGTACGACCTGCCGCACGGCCGCGGCCAGTTCCGCGCCGTCGAGCCGTACGACCGTCGAAGCGCCCTCCGACAACGACCGCAGCACGGCCGCGATCGTCGCGTCGGCGGCCAGCGTCCGCTCCCGCACGGCGGTGCGGTGCCGCTCCAGCACGTCGCGGGCCGCCTGCGACCCGTCCCCGTCCAGTACGACCGTGACCTCGGCCAGCGGCAGGCCCGTCGCGCGCAGGTCACGCAACAGCTGGGCGCCCGGCACCTGGTCCGGGCGGTAGTAGCGATAACCGGTCGATCTGTCGACATGCGCGGGCAGCAGCACCCGGCAGTCGTCGTAGAAGCGCAGCGCGCTCGGTGCGAGACCGACGCGCCGCGCGAAGGCGCTGATGCTGAGCAGTTCAGGGGTGCCGTCCATGCCGCGATTCTCGGCGTTCGACACACTTGAAGGTCAACTCACCGGACGGCCGTTCTCCAGCTCCACCGTGCCGGCACCGGAATCCAGCGCGTCGAGCCCCGCCTGCACCCGCAGCAGGAGCGTGCCCAGCAGATACGTGGGCAGCTCGGCGCGGTCCACGAGGCGCCAGGACACCAGCTCCTCCTCCTGCAGCTTCACCGCCGCCAGCTGCTCGGCGTCCAGCACTCCGCCGTCGTACAGATACGTGACGATCGGCGGCCGGCCCTCACCCACCACCCAGTCGACGGCGAGCATCCGGCCCGGCTCCAGATCGAGGCCGATCTCCTCCAGCGTCTCGCGCCTGGCACCCTGGCGCGGCGTCTCGCCCTCGTCCGACTCGATGGTGCCGCCCGGCAGCACCCAGCCCTCCCGGTAGTTGGGCTCTGCGATCAGTACGCGTCCCTCGCTGTCCCTGAAGAGAGTGGCGGCGCCGGCGAGGACCCGGGGGAGGCCGGCGATGTACGTGGCGTAGTCCGAAAGTGTCACACCGGAATCGTAACCGCGCCCGGTGCCACCCCTGTCTGACCTGTGGATCGGCCGGGACACCCGGGCCGTGCGGCGACGCGGTCCCGGGGCGCCGTACCCCTCGCACAACCCGTACGGATAAGCTCAAATCGGCGCGACTGCTTGTTCGACAGCAAAGGGATTGCAAGTGACGGACGGAGCAGTACTTCGTGAGGCCGCCTGCGTGCTCATCGCGGCGGACAAATTCAAGGGTTCACTCACAGCGGTCCAGGTCGCCGAGAGGGTGACCGCGGGGCTGCTGAGCGTCGCCCCCGAAGCGACGGTGGAGACGCTCCCCGTCGCCGACGGCGGGGACGGCACGGTGGCGGCCGCGGTGGCCGCCGGATTCGAACGGCGCGAGGTACGGGTCACCGGACCGCTCGGTGACGAGGTGACCGCGGCGTTCGCGCTGCGCGACGGCACGGCGGTCGTGGAGATGGCCGAGTCCTCCGGCCTGCAGCTCCTGCCCGACGGCGTGTTCGCCGCCCTCACCGCCACGACGTACGGTGCGGGCCAACTGCTCGCCGCCGCGCTCGACGCGGGCGCTTCGCACATCGTCTTCGGCGTCGGTGGCAGCGCGACGACCGACGGCGGCGCGGGCATGCTGACGGCCCTCGGCGCGCGCCTCCTCGACGCGGACGGCGCCCCCGTCGGCCCGGGCGGTGGCGGCCTGCGCGACCTCGCGACCGCCGACCTGTCCGGGCTCGACCCCCGGCTCGCCGACACAAACATCGTCCTCGCGAGCGACGTCGACAACCCGCTTACGGGGCCGAAGGGCGCGGCCGCGATCTACGGTCCGCAGAAGGGTGCGAGCGCGGCGGACGTCACCACGCTCGACGCGGCCCTCACCCACTACACCAAGGTCCTGGAGACCGCCATCGGCTCCCGTGCCACGGGCCTCGCCCACGCGCCCGGCGCCGGCGCGGCGGGCGGTATCGGCTACGGGGCCCTGGTCGGCCTGCACGCGAGCTTCCGGCCCGGTATCGAGGTCATGCTCGACGTGCTCGGCTTCGACTCGGCGCTGTCCCGCGCCACCCTGGTCATCACCGGCGAGGGCTCCCTGGACGAGCAGACGCTCCACGGCAAGGCGCCTGCGGGCGTGGCGGCGGCGGCGCGTGCGCGGAACGTCGAGGTGATCGCGGTCTGCGGGCGGCTGGCGCTGCGGCCGGAGGAACTGGGCAAGGCGGGTATCCGCCGCGCGTACGCACTGAGCGACCTGGAGCCGGACGCGGCGCGGTCGATGTCGCAGGCGGGCCCGCTGCTGGAACGTCTGGCGTCGAACATCGCGCGCGACTTCCTGATCTGACGGGTGTCGCCGTCCGGCGCGGTTTGTGGTTGCGGGTCTTGGTTGCGGTTGTTGCCGGGGGCCCTCCGGGGTCGTGTCCTGCGCTGCGGTGTCGCCGTCCGGCGCGGTTCGGGGGTTGCGGGTTTGCGACGCGGTGGTCGCCGGGCGCGGTGTCGCCGTCCGGCGCGGTTCGGGGTTGCGGGTTCTTGGTTGCGGTTGTTGCCGGGTGTCGTTCCGGGGTCGTGTCCTGCGCTGCATGATTTACGGCGCGTACTCCCGAGACGCGGAGCCACCGCCGAGATGCGCCACAAATCACGCTCTACGCTCCGGACACCACCCCTGCACGACCCCTTTCAGCCCCCGGCCGATCGGGACGGCTGCCCGGCCCCGCTGCCCGCAGGGCACCGCTTGCCCGCGCTGACGTGGGCGGTTGGGTGGGACCCGCCGGACGGGAGGGGGCCGGGGCCGGAGGAGGGGGGTGTCCGGACGTAAAGCGAAGGAGCTCATGCGACAAGCAGTCCGGACACCCCCCTCCGCAGGACCCGGACACCGGCACGGACGACGACAACCGCAACCCAGACCCGCACACCCCGCCGGACGGCGAACCCGCGGCGCAGCCAAGAACCCGCAACCCCCGCCGGACGGCGATTGGGCTCGTGCACAATCACCCGCTCGCGCCAGTGGGACACCGCAACCGTTCCCCGCCACGACATGGCCCCCGCTACGGCACCGATGCTGAGGTGTGGCTCCCATCTCCGGATATCACCGGACGGAAGGAGCCTGCATGGCCGCGCTCGAAGTGCGTGCCCTGACCGTCGGCTACGGTCCCGTGCGTGCACTGCGCGACGTCTCCGTCGATGTGCCCGCCGGGCGCGTCGTCGCGGTGCTCGGCGGGAACGGCGCCGGTAAGTCCACCTTGCTGCGGGCCATTTCGCGCACCCTCGGTTTCCATCGCGGCGCGGCCACCGGCACCGTCCGGTTCGGCGGGCTGTCGCTCGACGGCCTGAGCCCCGCGCGGGTGGTGGCCGCCGGGGTGGTGCAAGTGCCCGAGGGGCGGCAGGTGTTCGCCCGAATGACGGTCGCCGACAATCTGCGCGCGGGGTCGCTGGGGGCGTCCGGCGGGCGTAAAGAGGCCGCCAGGGCGCTGGGCGAGGTGCACGAGTTGTTCCCCGTTCTCGCCGAACGCGCGCGGCAGCGGGCCGGGTTGCTGTCCGGTGGTGAGCAGCAGATGCTCGCGCTCGGGCGGGCCCTGATGGCGCGGCCGAAGCTGCTGCTGCTGGACGAGCCGTCGCTGGGGCTCGCGCCGCTGATGGCCGCCCGGATCGCGGACACCGTCCGGGAGATCAACGAGCGCGGTACGTCGGTGCTGCTCGTCGAGCAGAACGCGGCCATCGCGCTGCGGCTCGCCAGCAGTGCGTACGTCCTGGAGGTGGGCCAGGTCGCGCTCGAAGGCTCCGCGGACGCGCTCGCCGCGTCCGACGAGGTGCGCAGGCGCTATCTCGGTGTCGTGGACGAGACCGCAGCCGAGGACGCGGACAGCGCTCAGCGGCCGGTGCTGGCGCGGTGGTCGGCGTGAGCGACGTACTCCCGCGCCCGCAGGACGACCACCCCGCGCGCCCGCCGGCCGAGGCACCCGCGCTGACCCTCACCGACGTCACCGTTCGCTTCGCCGGTCTCGTCGCCCTCGACGCTGTCTCGTTCACCGTCGAGCCCGGCAGTGTGCACGCCGTGATCGGTCCGAACGGTGCGGGCAAGTCGACCTGTTTCAACGTGCTGTCGGGGGTCTACCGCGCCACCTCGGGCAGTGTCCGGCTCGGGGACGACGAGCTGACCGGGCTCGCGCCGCACCGGATCGCCGCGCTCGGCGTGGCGCGGACCTTTCAGAATCTCGCGCTGCCACCGCACGCGACGGTCGCGGAGACCATGCTGCTCGGCCGGCACCGGCTGACCCGGGCCGGGTTCGTCGCGACGGGGCTCGGGCTGCCTTCGGCCGCCCGCGAGGCGCGCCGGCATCGCGAACGGGTCGCGGAGATCGCCGAGTTCGTCGGTCTCGCCGGGGATCTCGGCCGGCCGGCGGGCGCGCTGCCGTACGGGAAGCAGAAGCTCGTCGAGCTGGGGCGGGCGCTGTGCATGGAGCCCCAAGTCCTGTTGCTGGACGAGCCGGTGGCCGGGATGACCGCCGACGAGCGGCGGCGTACGGCGGCTGTCGTGTCGGGGGTGCGAGAGAGCCTCGGGATCTCGATCGTCCTGGTCGAACACGACATGGGGGTGGTGATGCGGCTCGCCGACGCGGTGACCGTACTGGACTTCGGCCGCAGGATCGCGAGCGGTCCGCCGGAGCGCGTACAGAACGATCCGGCCGTGGTGCGGGCCTACTTGGGCGCTGATGAGGGGAGCGGTTCATGACGACGCTGATCGAGCTTCTTCTCGGCGGCATTTCGATCGGCTCGGTGTACGCGCTGATCGCGCTGGGCTTCGTGGTGATCTTCAAGGCGACCGAGGTGGTCAACTTCGCCCACGCCTCACTGCTGTTGGCCGGCGGGTACGTCACCGCGTCGCTGCACGACGACATCGGGTTCTGGCCGGCGCTCGCCGTGGGCATCGCCGGGGCCGCCGTGGTCGGTGCGGCTGTGGAGTATCTGGTGATGCGGCGCTACCGGGGCTCCGACCAGAGCGTGCTGGCGATCGTCACCATCGGCGTCGACATCCTGCTCACCACCGAGCTGACCCGCAGGCTGGGTACGGACGTGCTGGCGCTCGGTGATCCGTGGGGCGACGGTGTCCTCACCCTCGGGGACATCACGATCGCCCAGACCCGGGTCGCGGCGTTCGTCGCGGCTGCCGTGCTCATCACGGGCTTCCTGCTGGCGTTCCGGTACACCAACTGGGGCGTGTCGATGCGGGCGGCGGCCGAGAACCCGGGGACGGCCGCGCTGATGGGCGTACGGCTGGGCCGGGTCTCGATGTCCGCCTGGGCGGTCGCGGGGGCGCTCGCCGCCGTCGCCGCGCTGTTCCTCACCGTCTTCCCGACGCCGGGACTTGAGCGCGCCACCTCGCTGGCCGCGCTCAAGGCGTTCCCCGCCGCGATCCTCGGCGGGCTCGACTCCACGACGGGGGCGCTGGCCGGCGGGCTGATCGTCGGGGTCACCGAATCCCTCGCGACCGGGTACCAGAGCGATCTGACGTTCCTGGGCCGGGGCATCGGCGATCTCGCGCCGTATCTGGTGATGCTCGTCGTACTGCTCGTACGGCCCGCCGGGCTCTTCGGTACGAAGGAGCTGGCCCGTGTCTGAGCTGCTGCGCGGGCCACGGACGTACGGCTGGGCCGCCGGGGCCCTGGTGCTGCTGGCCCTGCCGTTCTACCTGGACCGGTTCTGGCTCCAGGCGGGGCTGTTCGCCATGGCGGCGGCGGTCGGCGCCATCGGGCTGAATCTGCTGACCGGTGCGACCGGGCAGCTCTCCATGGGGCACGCGTTCTTCCTCGCCGTGGGCGCGTACGGCTACTGCGTCTTCGCCGGTGACGGCGGGAGCGCGGGCGGCCACCGGCTCGCCGGGCTCGGGCTGCCGACCTGGCTCGCCGCCGTGCTGGCCGTACTGCTCGCCGGGGTGGCGGGCGGGATCTTCAGCCCCATCGCCGGGCGGCTGCGCGGCGCGTATCTGGGGATCGCGACGCTGGCGCTGATCTTCATCGGGCAGCACGTGCTGTTCGACGCGACCGGGCTCACCGGCGGCTTCAACGGCCGTGACGTACCGCCGCTGTCGCTGTTCGGCATCCGCTTCGACGACAGTGTCACCGTCGTGGCGGCCGTGCCGTTCCAGTCGTCGGAGAAGCTCTGGTACGTGGCGCTGGCCGCGCTGCTGGGCTGTGGTCTGTTCGCCCGCGGGGTGCTGCGGGGCCGGCCCGGACGGGCCATGAACGCGATACGCGACCACCGCACGGCGGCCGGCGTGATGGGCGTGC is from Streptomyces sp. NBC_00370 and encodes:
- a CDS encoding ABC transporter ATP-binding protein, which produces MAALEVRALTVGYGPVRALRDVSVDVPAGRVVAVLGGNGAGKSTLLRAISRTLGFHRGAATGTVRFGGLSLDGLSPARVVAAGVVQVPEGRQVFARMTVADNLRAGSLGASGGRKEAARALGEVHELFPVLAERARQRAGLLSGGEQQMLALGRALMARPKLLLLDEPSLGLAPLMAARIADTVREINERGTSVLLVEQNAAIALRLASSAYVLEVGQVALEGSADALAASDEVRRRYLGVVDETAAEDADSAQRPVLARWSA
- a CDS encoding NUDIX domain-containing protein codes for the protein MTLSDYATYIAGLPRVLAGAATLFRDSEGRVLIAEPNYREGWVLPGGTIESDEGETPRQGARRETLEEIGLDLEPGRMLAVDWVVGEGRPPIVTYLYDGGVLDAEQLAAVKLQEEELVSWRLVDRAELPTYLLGTLLLRVQAGLDALDSGAGTVELENGRPVS
- a CDS encoding branched-chain amino acid ABC transporter permease, whose amino-acid sequence is MSELLRGPRTYGWAAGALVLLALPFYLDRFWLQAGLFAMAAAVGAIGLNLLTGATGQLSMGHAFFLAVGAYGYCVFAGDGGSAGGHRLAGLGLPTWLAAVLAVLLAGVAGGIFSPIAGRLRGAYLGIATLALIFIGQHVLFDATGLTGGFNGRDVPPLSLFGIRFDDSVTVVAAVPFQSSEKLWYVALAALLGCGLFARGVLRGRPGRAMNAIRDHRTAAGVMGVPVARYRAAVFVLSSMYAGLAGVLLALIFQRTVPDYFGMTLALEYLAMIVIGGLGSVAGAVVGAAFVSLLPQVLTHYSDGLPLVSEPGAGGVAPGEAARYLYGAAIVAVVLFLPGGLTRPTLSSREKK
- a CDS encoding SIR2 family NAD-dependent protein deacylase, with amino-acid sequence MTLVAILSGAGISTDSGIPDYRGPNGVWRRDPEAEKLVTYDAYMSDPEIRRRSWRMRGDSPALRAEPNAGHRAVTELERSGTAVRVITQNVDGLHQLAGMPERKVLELHGTARSVVCTRCHARSAMPDALDRVAAGEDDPACLVCGGILKSATVMFGERLDPEVLGQALAIAKACEVFVAVGTTLQVHPAASLAGVAADHGARLVVVNAEPTPYDDRADEVVREPIGTSLPALLRGFHA
- a CDS encoding glycerate kinase, which encodes MTDGAVLREAACVLIAADKFKGSLTAVQVAERVTAGLLSVAPEATVETLPVADGGDGTVAAAVAAGFERREVRVTGPLGDEVTAAFALRDGTAVVEMAESSGLQLLPDGVFAALTATTYGAGQLLAAALDAGASHIVFGVGGSATTDGGAGMLTALGARLLDADGAPVGPGGGGLRDLATADLSGLDPRLADTNIVLASDVDNPLTGPKGAAAIYGPQKGASAADVTTLDAALTHYTKVLETAIGSRATGLAHAPGAGAAGGIGYGALVGLHASFRPGIEVMLDVLGFDSALSRATLVITGEGSLDEQTLHGKAPAGVAAAARARNVEVIAVCGRLALRPEELGKAGIRRAYALSDLEPDAARSMSQAGPLLERLASNIARDFLI
- a CDS encoding DNA polymerase III subunit beta family protein, translated to MDGTPELLSISAFARRVGLAPSALRFYDDCRVLLPAHVDRSTGYRYYRPDQVPGAQLLRDLRATGLPLAEVTVVLDGDGSQAARDVLERHRTAVRERTLAADATIAAVLRSLSEGASTVVRLDGAELAAAVRQVVPAVGHDAEHPVLGCVLVEIDDGEVSLVATDRYRLSVRTLRPASVEGPPRALLVEAADLIEAGTWAARSAEVVVTADATGAKLGGAAGERELALGEGEFPAYRHILPAPADRRVIVDRTALLAVVASFDAPAVAIRFGADEIVVSLPDGSQRRELPAVCDAGPRIGFDPAVLAPALESGVGPDALLEIAEVTGPVLVRSADQGSFTTLVMPVSLALAAA
- a CDS encoding branched-chain amino acid ABC transporter permease produces the protein MTTLIELLLGGISIGSVYALIALGFVVIFKATEVVNFAHASLLLAGGYVTASLHDDIGFWPALAVGIAGAAVVGAAVEYLVMRRYRGSDQSVLAIVTIGVDILLTTELTRRLGTDVLALGDPWGDGVLTLGDITIAQTRVAAFVAAAVLITGFLLAFRYTNWGVSMRAAAENPGTAALMGVRLGRVSMSAWAVAGALAAVAALFLTVFPTPGLERATSLAALKAFPAAILGGLDSTTGALAGGLIVGVTESLATGYQSDLTFLGRGIGDLAPYLVMLVVLLVRPAGLFGTKELARV
- a CDS encoding AlkA N-terminal domain-containing protein; its protein translation is MHTDTERCVRAVRSKDARFDGWFFTAVLTTRIYCRPSCPVVPPKAENMTFLPSAAACQQAGFRACKRCRPDTSPGSPEWNARADTVARAVRLIQDGVVDRDGVPGLAARLGYSARQIERQLSAELGAGPLALARAQRAQTARVLIETTTLPMAEVAFAAGFASIRAFNDTVREVFALSPSELRARNARHGHGSEPAAPGVISLRLPFRAPLNPDNLFGHLAATAVPGVEEWRDGAYRRTLTLPYGHGIVALAPRADHIACRLLLTDPRDLTLAISSCRRLLDLDADPVAVDEQLASDPELAPLVAEGPGRRVPRTVDAAEFAVRAVLGQQVSTAAARTHAARLVTAHGVPIEDPEGGLTHLFPTPETLAGLDPEALAMPRSRRTTLTTLVAALADGSLRLGADSDWEQARAELSALPGFGPWTVESIAMRALGDPDAFLPGDLGVRRAAQDLGLPATPAALTARAAAWRPWRAYAVQYLWATGDHPINHLPG
- a CDS encoding ABC transporter ATP-binding protein; amino-acid sequence: MTLTDVTVRFAGLVALDAVSFTVEPGSVHAVIGPNGAGKSTCFNVLSGVYRATSGSVRLGDDELTGLAPHRIAALGVARTFQNLALPPHATVAETMLLGRHRLTRAGFVATGLGLPSAAREARRHRERVAEIAEFVGLAGDLGRPAGALPYGKQKLVELGRALCMEPQVLLLDEPVAGMTADERRRTAAVVSGVRESLGISIVLVEHDMGVVMRLADAVTVLDFGRRIASGPPERVQNDPAVVRAYLGADEGSGS
- a CDS encoding methylated-DNA--[protein]-cysteine S-methyltransferase → MHKQHTVIDSPYGPLTLVATDGRLSGLYMVNHRHRPPEESFGDSDPRPFRETEHQLAAYFDGELTRFDLPISLAGTPFQLSVWEQLQLIPYGETRSYGQLADALGKPAASRAVGLANGRNPISIIVPCHRVIGSTGSLIGYGGGLDRKQRLLVFEGAATVAPVGATLF